Part of the Methanobrevibacter ruminantium genome is shown below.
ATCTTTAAGTCCCCGCCTAAACAGCTAATGTAATTGGACTTGTTTCTATATTTATTGATAATTTTTCTAATTTCATTGGAATTGGCATTTAGGATATTAATTCCTATAGAAATCTCAGCATGTTCAAAATTAGTTTTTTTGCTTCTATAGGTTTGATTGAAGTCAACTAATGACAATTCACCAATCAATTCATCCTTATACTCAAGAGCATTCTCAAAGTTATCAGGAGAATAATTCAAATTAAGATAATCCCAACCGAATTTATTGGCTTCCTTTACCAAAGCCAAATCATTTTCGTAATTCTGTCCTCTTAGATTCAAGTCATAAAATTTCATATGATTACCTTAATTCGCTTTTTAAAAATAATTTTTTTAGAATAAATGTTAGAAAAATTATTAGAATAATTGTTTGAATAATTGTTAGAAAAATTATTAAATAGTTAAAATTATTTATATTTTATAATTTATTATTAATGCTTAAAATAGTTTCTAATCATTCTTGATGTTCTCAGGAAATATTTCAGAGATTTTTTTGATAGCAACTTCCTTTTTAGCAGGATATGCAGCTATTTTAATCTTTAAGTGAATGCTGTCCCCACCGTCAAGAATTTCCCACTCTTCTTCTAATGCCTTTTCCTTAGATAGCCTTAAGAATAAATTACCCTTTTCATCCATTTTCCTATCTAGATCATTATACAATTTAACAAGCTGATCTTCTCCAATGGAGTCCACAAGAGTGTTTAAGAATTCCTTTGTTTCCCTTTTTTTGGAAATGGTTCCAGTTAAAATAAGCATTTTCTCTTCCAAAAGACCTTCTGCCTCTTCCACTTCAGGTTCTGCAGTAGGCAATATATTTAAAAGAGCTTCTAAAACTTCATCTTTGTCCTCATTTTCGTAAATAAAGACACGATATCTGATATTATGAATCATGATTAACAATCCCAATAATAAAATTAATTTAAATTTGATTAAAATTATAAAATAAATGATAATAATTGTAAAAAAAGTATAGAAAATTAATAAAAATAGTTTTTAAAAAAATAAAAAAATAAAAAGAAAAGAAAAATTAAAAAAAGATTATTTTAATCTTTTTTCACTACCTTTTCCTCTATTTCTACGGCCACGGCCTTTTTTACCAGCACTGGTTAAGCCTCTGAGAGCTCTGCTTCTGTGCTGACTTTCACAAATCCAGTTGATTTTAGGGTCGTTTTTAATAGAAGGACTTTGTGGGTCTACTAAGATTACTTCAAAGTATTTGTATTTTCCATCAGCCCATACCCAGTAAGAGTTTAATACTTCCATGTTAGGGTATTTTTTAGCTACACGTTCCTCACCGATTCTTTGAATAGACTTAGCCATGGTAATTTTGTTTACACCCATTCTTTTTGGTCTACGACCATGTTTGAAACGAGTTTTCCTACGTCCACCACGTCTAACTTTTACTCTTACAACCACGAAACCTTTTTTAGCTCTGTAACCTAATGATCTTGCACGATCAATTCTGGTTGGTCTGTCGATTCTAGTGATTGCAGGTTGTTTCCTCCATTGAGGAACTCTTTGCCACATAAGTTCTCTTACATAAGACTCATCTGGATTTTTCCATGCATCTCTAATATATTTGTACATCATTTAAATAACCTCTTGTTCAGCTTTTCGCCACATCCAAAGGACAATATTTAAAATGTTTATTTTGATTAACTGTATTAGTTTAAATAGAGTAGTGAATAGCTATTTAATTATTAATCAAATTCTAAATATTA
Proteins encoded:
- a CDS encoding RNA-binding protein; amino-acid sequence: MIHNIRYRVFIYENEDKDEVLEALLNILPTAEPEVEEAEGLLEEKMLILTGTISKKRETKEFLNTLVDSIGEDQLVKLYNDLDRKMDEKGNLFLRLSKEKALEEEWEILDGGDSIHLKIKIAAYPAKKEVAIKKISEIFPENIKND
- a CDS encoding 50S ribosomal protein L15e, with amino-acid sequence MYKYIRDAWKNPDESYVRELMWQRVPQWRKQPAITRIDRPTRIDRARSLGYRAKKGFVVVRVKVRRGGRRKTRFKHGRRPKRMGVNKITMAKSIQRIGEERVAKKYPNMEVLNSYWVWADGKYKYFEVILVDPQSPSIKNDPKINWICESQHRSRALRGLTSAGKKGRGRRNRGKGSEKRLK